In the Leptospiraceae bacterium genome, one interval contains:
- a CDS encoding ThaI family type II restriction endonuclease: MSLKYIDEYFEDPKIIQKVKEKLSVMFQVAELESSRAGRVGMEVGSIRERIIISLLMTIYGKEEIETEIPITESEIDVKVLKKPISIKTITGLTGIKVLWTVDSKKAKEYLDNYQPTCDLILALIKWKRKSTDHPGGLYFIPLRVQKEILKRMGAKQYLKLPKKGTNPRGIELSKKALIELLQHQNTKCITVYWEKEKLDYDIYLRWMNKWQK; this comes from the coding sequence ATGAGTTTAAAATATATAGATGAGTATTTTGAAGATCCAAAAATAATACAGAAAGTTAAAGAAAAACTATCAGTCATGTTTCAAGTTGCCGAGCTAGAGTCTTCAAGAGCCGGAAGAGTAGGAATGGAAGTTGGTTCTATTAGAGAGCGAATAATTATTTCATTACTTATGACTATTTATGGAAAAGAAGAAATTGAAACAGAAATCCCAATTACAGAAAGTGAGATAGATGTCAAAGTTTTAAAAAAGCCAATATCTATAAAAACAATAACTGGTTTAACTGGAATCAAGGTTTTATGGACTGTTGACTCAAAAAAAGCAAAAGAGTATTTGGATAATTACCAACCTACCTGCGACTTAATACTAGCTTTGATTAAGTGGAAAAGAAAAAGTACAGATCATCCCGGGGGGTTATATTTTATACCATTAAGAGTACAAAAAGAAATATTGAAAAGAATGGGAGCCAAACAGTATTTGAAACTTCCAAAAAAAGGAACAAACCCTCGTGGAATTGAATTATCAAAAAAAGCTTTAATTGAATTATTGCAGCATCAAAATACTAAGTGTATAACTGTCTATTGGGAAAAAGAAAAACTCGACTACGACATTTATTTAAGATGGATGAATAAATGGCAAAAGTAG
- a CDS encoding baseplate J/gp47 family protein, whose product MNLNVTKTQIETEMMTEIKNSSVFKNFAFSPLSKISTLIRAIRNALYLFVDINLVSIQKAIHPHTAEEEDLQEHLIRRGMKWKPELPSVIRCRIGSSIQPIQDIEIPQGLVVSTDGAEETRIRFRILDSFILPANVSADINGKFTIEADVECLLTGPVGNVVQDSIVLIDSPPDGIDYITNPNPDPVQTGQFRESISFVRSRIKIHDSISAMWTPDWYVSEAEKFTYVKRAIFKSAKTLGTNGEVKILVQGASGSLTSVQIAEIEDHFLLEENDPGGVAHVSVENLNTTQVDKIVHVKFSSSDKIPSQSILDEISEGYFLSLVEGQDFIDANLKALYLSLPNCIEVEFVPPGNVDVPAGSIAEPASGYAIIGEVYA is encoded by the coding sequence ATGAATCTGAATGTAACCAAAACCCAAATTGAAACTGAGATGATGACTGAAATCAAAAACTCCAGCGTATTCAAAAATTTTGCATTCAGTCCTTTGTCAAAAATCTCCACTCTCATTCGTGCAATCAGAAACGCACTCTATCTTTTCGTAGATATTAATCTTGTATCAATACAAAAAGCGATTCATCCACATACAGCAGAGGAAGAAGATTTGCAGGAACATTTGATTCGGCGAGGAATGAAATGGAAACCAGAACTACCAAGTGTTATCCGTTGCAGGATTGGCTCTTCAATTCAACCAATTCAGGATATTGAAATTCCACAAGGTCTTGTTGTTTCAACGGATGGCGCTGAAGAAACCAGAATTCGTTTTCGTATTCTGGATTCTTTTATTTTGCCCGCCAATGTCTCCGCAGATATCAATGGAAAATTTACTATTGAAGCGGACGTTGAATGTCTTCTGACAGGACCAGTTGGAAATGTAGTGCAGGATTCAATCGTTTTAATTGATTCGCCTCCCGATGGGATTGATTATATTACAAACCCAAACCCTGATCCGGTTCAGACAGGACAATTCAGGGAATCAATTTCTTTCGTCAGGTCGAGAATCAAAATTCACGATTCAATATCTGCTATGTGGACTCCGGACTGGTATGTTTCAGAAGCCGAAAAATTTACCTATGTAAAAAGAGCGATTTTTAAAAGCGCTAAAACTCTTGGTACGAATGGAGAAGTAAAAATTCTTGTTCAGGGAGCTTCAGGATCATTAACGTCTGTACAAATTGCCGAAATCGAAGATCATTTTTTACTTGAAGAAAATGATCCCGGAGGAGTCGCTCATGTGTCCGTGGAGAACTTGAACACCACTCAGGTTGACAAGATCGTTCATGTCAAGTTCAGTTCTTCCGATAAAATTCCTTCTCAAAGTATTTTGGATGAAATTAGCGAAGGATATTTTCTCTCTCTTGTTGAAGGTCAGGATTTCATCGATGCAAATCTAAAGGCTCTTTATCTATCGCTTCCAAATTGTATCGAAGTTGAATTTGTTCCTCCCGGAAATGTGGATGTACCTGCCGGCTCAATAGCTGAACCAGCATCAGGTTACGCAATCATTGGAGAAGTATATGCCTGA
- a CDS encoding site-specific DNA-methyltransferase produces MAKVVRKRTITSSFGAPGRIGHDSSKFYNSKLYKNKIDDKKNLDYLENTISEQALNKIFCKSSENMDELPNNSVHLMVTSPPYNVQKEYDDDLSLDEYRNLLKNVFFETYKKLVIGGRACINIANIGRKPYIPLHSYLISDMLEIGYLMRGEIIWNKASSAGTSTAWGSWMSASNPCLRDVHEYILIFCKGSYSRINDKKIKKINTINDKEFLEWTKSVWTFPSVSAKSIGHPAPFPEELPNRLIQLYSYKDDIVLDPFCGSGTTCLSSIKNHRHYIGYDVNSEYIQLSEKRINNYLGENSLFECVR; encoded by the coding sequence ATGGCAAAAGTAGTCAGAAAAAGAACAATTACAAGTTCGTTTGGTGCACCCGGTAGAATTGGGCACGACTCATCAAAATTTTATAATAGTAAGTTATACAAAAATAAAATAGATGATAAGAAAAATCTTGATTATTTAGAGAATACAATTTCTGAACAAGCTTTAAACAAGATATTTTGTAAATCTAGTGAGAATATGGACGAATTACCAAACAATAGTGTTCACTTAATGGTAACCTCTCCTCCCTACAATGTTCAAAAAGAATACGACGATGATTTATCTTTGGATGAATATAGAAATTTATTAAAAAATGTTTTTTTTGAAACGTATAAAAAACTAGTGATAGGTGGTAGAGCTTGTATCAATATTGCAAATATAGGTAGAAAGCCATATATCCCACTTCATTCGTACCTTATTAGCGATATGTTAGAAATTGGATACTTAATGAGAGGAGAAATTATATGGAATAAGGCAAGTAGTGCTGGCACCTCAACAGCTTGGGGGAGTTGGATGTCTGCAAGTAATCCATGTTTACGAGACGTGCATGAATATATTCTTATTTTTTGTAAGGGGTCTTACTCAAGAATTAATGACAAAAAAATAAAAAAGATAAACACAATTAACGACAAAGAATTTTTAGAGTGGACTAAAAGCGTTTGGACTTTCCCGTCTGTGTCGGCTAAAAGTATTGGGCACCCGGCACCATTTCCTGAAGAACTTCCTAATAGACTAATTCAATTGTATTCCTATAAGGATGACATTGTTTTAGATCCATTTTGCGGCAGTGGAACGACTTGTTTGTCTTCGATTAAAAATCATCGTCACTATATAGGTTATGACGTAAATAGTGAATATATACAATTGAGTGAAAAACGGATCAATAATTATTTAGGTGAAAATAGTCTATTTGAATGTGTACGCTAG